The following coding sequences are from one Dyadobacter chenhuakuii window:
- a CDS encoding chemotaxis protein CheB, producing MAKNKPELPAKVVVIGTSAGGLNALKTLINQLQENFPAPILVVQHISADATGDVLLNELDKQNELKCQHAVNGESLQNGHLYLAPSDHHLMIGDDQKILVTKGAHENRSRPAIDPLFRSAAVVFGSNVIGVLLTGYLDDGTAGMIAIKRCGGTCIVQDPQDAEYPDMPANAIKQVDVDFCLPLMEMGGLLYQLLAAKPEKSRPIPKDIMIEAKIAKRVLSDLPAVNSLGDQVPFNCPGCGGVLWKVDKGPLTRFRCHTGHAYTAQALIAEQTLKIEETMWTALRMFEERRNLLTTFAKEQTGAIKKSALERAELSLVHIDRIKAILLADDKGTAQDTPT from the coding sequence ATGGCCAAAAACAAACCGGAGCTGCCGGCAAAAGTTGTTGTCATCGGCACTTCCGCTGGCGGCCTTAATGCGCTGAAAACATTAATCAACCAGCTGCAAGAAAATTTTCCAGCCCCAATACTGGTTGTCCAGCATATTTCAGCTGACGCGACGGGGGACGTGCTTTTAAACGAGCTCGATAAGCAGAATGAACTGAAATGCCAGCACGCTGTAAATGGCGAAAGCCTTCAAAATGGGCATTTGTACCTGGCACCTTCTGATCATCATTTGATGATCGGTGATGACCAAAAGATCCTGGTTACAAAGGGCGCGCACGAAAACCGCTCCCGGCCTGCAATTGACCCATTGTTTCGGTCAGCTGCTGTTGTTTTCGGTAGCAATGTAATTGGGGTCCTGCTGACAGGTTACTTGGATGACGGAACAGCCGGGATGATTGCTATCAAGCGGTGCGGCGGTACGTGCATAGTTCAAGATCCGCAAGACGCAGAATACCCTGATATGCCAGCCAACGCTATCAAGCAGGTAGATGTGGATTTCTGTTTGCCCCTTATGGAAATGGGCGGTTTACTGTATCAGCTCCTGGCGGCAAAACCAGAAAAAAGCAGGCCGATCCCTAAAGATATAATGATCGAAGCAAAGATTGCCAAACGCGTGTTAAGCGATTTACCTGCTGTCAATTCCCTGGGAGATCAGGTTCCGTTTAATTGCCCTGGCTGTGGTGGTGTGCTATGGAAAGTGGACAAAGGCCCTCTGACACGCTTCCGCTGCCATACAGGTCATGCTTATACCGCGCAGGCTTTGATCGCCGAGCAAACCTTGAAGATCGAAGAGACGATGTGGACGGCGCTCCGGATGTTTGAAGAAAGAAGGAACCTTTTGACCACTTTTGCAAAAGAGCAAACCGGGGCAATCAAGAAGTCGGCGCTCGAACGGGCAGAGCTTTCCCTGGTGCACATTGACCGGATTAAGGCGATCCTGCTTGCTGATGACAAGGGGACTGCTCAGGATACACCCACTTAA